Proteins encoded in a region of the Anopheles aquasalis chromosome 2, idAnoAquaMG_Q_19, whole genome shotgun sequence genome:
- the LOC126570102 gene encoding putative tricarboxylate transport protein, mitochondrial: protein MDRLGGVSGTSVMASLGPRSTSQFRNPFGRRPWMEQSGAAAAAPGAKGLKGIVAGGITGGIEICITFPTEYVKTQLQLDEKGATKQYNGIMDCVKKTVKTNGVLGLYRGLSVLLYGSIPKSAVRFGAFESLKGRLMDHNGQLSTSGKLLAGLGAGVAEAILAVTPMETVKVKFINDQRSGTPKYKGFFHGVGMIVRQEGLSGVYKGLTATILKQGSNQAIRFYVMESLKDVYKGDDPHKPVPKMVVGAFGAVAGAASVFGNTPIDVVKTRMQGLEASKYKNTMDCAVQIWKNEGPLAFYKGTVPRLSRVCLDVAITFMIYDSFMDLFNKFWR, encoded by the exons AATCCGTTCGGTCGCCGTCCGTGGATGGAGCAGAGTGGAGCGGCCGCTGCGGCACCCGGGGCCAAAGGTCTTAAGGGCATCGTGGCCGGTGGCATCACTGGTGGAATCGAAATTTGCATCACCTTCCCCACCGAGTACGTGAAAACGCAGCTCCAGCTGGATGAGAAGGGTGCCACGAAGCAGTACAATGGCATCATGGATTGTGTGAAAAAGACGGTCAAAACGAACGGCGTGCTCGGTCTGTACCGTGGACTGAGTGTGCTGCTGTACGGCTCGATCCCGAAGTCGGCCGTTCG GTTTGGCGCGTTCGAAAGCCTGAAGGGTCGGCTGATGGATCATAATGGACAGCTTAGCACGTCCGGCAAGCTGCTGGCCGGTTTAGGCGCGGGCGTCGCAGAAGCCATCCTCGCTGTCACACCGATGGaaacggtgaaggtgaagttCATCAACGATCAACGCAGCGGTACGCCCAAGTACAAGGGTTTCTTCCACGGCGTTGGTATGATCGTGCGGCAGGAGGGCCTGTCCGGTGTGTACAAGGGGCTGACGGCGACCATATTGAAGCAGGGATCGAACCAGGCCATCCGATTCTATGTGATGGAATCGCTGAAGGACGTGTACAAGGGCGACGATCCCCATAAACCGGTCCCCAAGATGGTGGTCGGTGCGTTCGGTGCGGTCGCCGGTGCCGCGTCCGTTTTCGGCAACACACCGATCGATGTGGTGAAGACGCGCATGCAGGGACTGGAGGCGTCCAAGTACAAGAACACGATGGACTGCGCGGTGCAGATCTGGAAGAACGAGGGACCGCTTGCCTTCTATAAGGGCACGGTACCGCGCCTGAGTCGCGTCTGTCTGGACGTGGCGATCACGTTCATGATCTACGATTCGTTCATGGATTTGTTTAACAAGTTTTGGCGCTAA